One Mailhella massiliensis DNA segment encodes these proteins:
- a CDS encoding phage regulatory CII family protein, translated as MLFHDFSMLVQDVVVSAPCGVQMLARRVGKTYPTLMREVNPYDKGAKLGADTLLNIMLVSRDVRPLEYMAQLMGLRLERMPGKEEGE; from the coding sequence ATGCTGTTCCATGATTTTTCCATGCTGGTTCAGGACGTGGTGGTCAGTGCTCCGTGCGGCGTCCAGATGCTTGCCCGCCGCGTGGGAAAAACCTATCCGACCCTCATGCGGGAGGTGAATCCCTACGACAAGGGGGCGAAACTCGGGGCGGATACGCTCCTGAACATCATGCTGGTGAGCCGCGACGTCAGGCCGCTGGAATACATGGCGCAGCTTATGGGGCTGCGCCTGGAGAGGATGCCGGGAAAGGAGGAAGGGGAATGA
- a CDS encoding LysR family transcriptional regulator, with the protein MNWIIEQLRAFVTAAEKGSFSAAGRAMGRAQSVVSTHIAMLEDSLGVELFDRSSRSPILTEAGKALLPEAYAVLRQSHRFDSCAVAQYSGDAVRLNAVISHGVPFQGISEGIASLAENYPFLRGSFHIVSLDEVWNQVSEGTAHIGLVLGHLPEIKKNCEMMCLGQMRYCLVASCNSVLGQKKHVSVDDLAQCRQIVFSGSRAQRYLLNSQYWEVNDVLVAMYWASLGIGWTAVPLGLAKRIISDSSMKNLVILDMDTMALATHNIYLIWNNSFSRRDVLESLCRNLKDYYQRAFEQDDKMF; encoded by the coding sequence ATGAACTGGATCATAGAACAACTGCGCGCCTTCGTCACGGCGGCGGAAAAAGGTTCCTTTTCCGCCGCCGGCCGCGCCATGGGCAGGGCGCAGTCGGTGGTGAGCACCCATATCGCCATGCTGGAGGACAGCCTCGGTGTGGAACTTTTCGACCGTTCTTCCCGTTCTCCCATTCTTACGGAGGCGGGCAAGGCGCTCCTGCCCGAGGCATACGCCGTGCTCAGGCAGAGCCATCGTTTCGATTCCTGCGCCGTGGCCCAGTACAGCGGCGACGCGGTACGGCTCAACGCGGTCATCAGTCACGGCGTACCTTTTCAGGGCATATCGGAAGGCATAGCGTCGCTTGCGGAGAATTATCCCTTTCTGCGGGGCAGTTTTCACATCGTCTCGCTCGACGAGGTGTGGAATCAGGTCAGCGAGGGCACGGCGCACATAGGGCTGGTGCTGGGCCATCTTCCCGAAATCAAGAAGAACTGCGAAATGATGTGCCTCGGGCAGATGCGTTACTGTCTGGTGGCTTCCTGCAATTCCGTCCTGGGGCAGAAGAAGCATGTGAGCGTGGACGATCTTGCCCAGTGCCGGCAGATCGTGTTCAGCGGGTCCCGTGCCCAGCGCTACCTGCTCAATTCCCAGTACTGGGAGGTGAACGACGTGCTCGTCGCCATGTACTGGGCGTCCCTCGGCATCGGCTGGACGGCCGTACCTCTGGGACTGGCCAAACGTATCATCAGCGATTCCTCCATGAAGAACCTCGTTATTCTGGACATGGATACCATGGCCCTCGCCACCCACAACATCTATCTCATCTGGAACAACTCCTTCAGCCGCCGCGATGTGCTGGAGAGTCTGTGCCGCAACCTGAAGGATTACTATCAGCGGGCTTTCGAGCAGGATGACAAAATGTTCTGA